One stretch of Chryseobacterium sp. LJ668 DNA includes these proteins:
- a CDS encoding RNA polymerase sigma factor — protein sequence MKSTDSLLISLYQKGDEEALSTLIHRHQKDLFSFILYKINDEDLANDVFQDTFIKIIVMLKEGRYNEEGKFILWAKRIAQNLIIDHFRAKSKNIKVSETTFDNDEFSIFDLIREPSENIEDQLVSNQIQEDLLKMLQCLPENQQEVIKLRFFDGLSFKEIADHTDMSINTTLGRVRYALINLRKIMEENNIILTR from the coding sequence CTCTTTACCAAAAAGGAGACGAAGAAGCATTATCAACCCTAATACACCGTCATCAAAAAGATCTTTTTTCGTTTATTCTTTATAAAATTAATGACGAAGATTTGGCAAATGACGTTTTCCAGGATACATTTATCAAGATTATTGTTATGCTGAAAGAAGGGCGTTACAATGAAGAAGGTAAATTTATTCTTTGGGCGAAAAGAATTGCACAGAATTTAATTATCGATCATTTCAGAGCAAAATCTAAAAACATCAAAGTTTCTGAAACAACTTTCGATAACGATGAGTTCTCTATTTTTGATTTAATCAGAGAACCCTCAGAGAATATTGAAGACCAGCTTGTAAGCAACCAAATTCAGGAAGATTTACTTAAAATGCTGCAGTGCCTTCCTGAAAATCAACAGGAGGTGATAAAACTCAGGTTTTTCGACGGATTAAGTTTTAAAGAAATTGCAGATCATACAGATATGAGCATCAATACAACTTTAGGAAGGGTTCGATACGCGTTGATCAACTTAAGAAAAATCATGGAAGAGAATAATATTATTCTGACAAGATAA
- a CDS encoding YjjG family noncanonical pyrimidine nucleotidase: MKIQHIFFDLDNTLWDHRRNAYLTIKDLFSKQEITLRYNIDFSEFHSVYHEINEKLWAQIRDGEIDKEYLRKHRFYDTFNHFGIDDLELSMFFEEHFLDHILNYNYLVESADVILDYLKSKNYTLHIISNGFQEVTERKCILSGIAHYFNTITSADSVGIRKPHSAIFQYSLSLAEAKKEESILIGDDWIADVVGAQNFGIDVIFFDVLNENPQQENLKAIKHLLQIKDYL; this comes from the coding sequence ATGAAAATTCAGCACATTTTTTTTGACCTAGACAATACACTTTGGGACCACCGAAGAAACGCTTATCTCACGATCAAAGATCTTTTCAGTAAACAGGAAATTACTTTAAGATACAATATTGATTTTTCAGAATTTCATTCTGTATACCACGAAATCAACGAAAAGCTTTGGGCGCAGATTAGAGACGGCGAAATAGATAAAGAATATCTCAGAAAACACCGGTTTTACGATACCTTTAATCATTTCGGAATTGACGATCTAGAATTATCAATGTTTTTTGAAGAACATTTCTTAGACCATATTCTTAATTATAATTATCTTGTAGAAAGCGCAGATGTTATTTTGGATTATTTAAAGTCAAAAAATTACACGCTGCATATTATTTCAAACGGTTTCCAGGAAGTTACGGAGAGAAAATGTATACTATCCGGAATTGCGCATTATTTTAATACGATTACAAGCGCAGACTCCGTAGGTATAAGAAAGCCTCATTCTGCTATTTTTCAATATTCATTAAGTTTGGCTGAAGCTAAAAAAGAAGAAAGCATTCTGATTGGCGACGACTGGATTGCGGATGTTGTAGGTGCACAAAATTTTGGAATAGACGTTATTTTCTTTGATGTTCTTAATGAAAACCCTCAACAGGAGAATTTAAAAGCAATTAAGCATCTTTTACAGATAAAGGATTATTTATAA